A region of the Anolis sagrei isolate rAnoSag1 chromosome 4, rAnoSag1.mat, whole genome shotgun sequence genome:
taataatctttatttatagcccaccaccATCTACCATAggtacttggggtggcttacagataTCACACAATAATGCCATAGAGTatgtaaaatacaatatatcaacattaaaagcaataacacatttaaaaccagacatatataataataacaacaacaacaacactttatattccgcccttctcatcccgaatggggactcaggacggatcacaagtacacatacttGGCATTCAATGCCacttgtatagacagtacacagtacacagacagaacagaaggaggttttTGTGTCGTGCCACAGGGGATGCTGTCGTtacatcctctatgacgaagagctgacaggacttcctcattccagcattttcttatctttttctttatggcattgtaaaacatcgCACCCGCTTTTTAGCGGTACctgatttctctaattacagctaaagctgttttcgaactgcttaagtATACAGTGGGCAGTGCCCACGTCAACCCGgggttcaaacttgcaacctttcagttcagttgatagatcttattgttgctgatgatttaccagctgtagTGGCCATTGATCAAAAGTTCATACAATCAATTTAGCCTTCCCTGGCTAAAGATAGTAGTCCGGCTGCTATCTTAAACATTATCAAAGGTCTGctgaaagagccaagtttttagctctttccaAAATTGCTGTagtgtaggggcttgcctaagttCCCTGGGTAGagtgttccagagccagggggccaccaccaaaaaggccctctctctcatccccatcaactgcacttgagatggaGGCAGAACCAAGAGGAGAACAGATCTTAGAGCTTGCAccggttcataaggggagatacgatcatgaagataggttggacttgAACTTGTAGGACTTTTATGAGCATACTACTTGGTACAAATAATCTGATTTGTGTTTATTACAGGACTGAGCTGTAGCAGTTGCATGGTTGCTGTATATGAACAAACCAACAATCTCTCCAGGTCTCAGTCGCATGACTCAAATGTGTTTGAAAGCCGAAAAGACCGAGAAACAACCTACCTTCCTCAAGGAGAGTATAATACAGCTGCGTTCGTATCTGCTGCTTCACTTTGTTCAATGAATTTTCCCATTACAGAAGTTGGAAATACGGAAAGCTCAGTTTTCTCAGCCACTCTTCCTGGACCTGGGGATTCTGGAGGTCCTCCCCTTCCGCCTCAAATGCAGAATGAACAAGAGGAAACGTGCCCCACTTCCAGTGACAATCCCTTCCTGCCTTTAAGATCCCGCTCACTTCTGCCACAGTGAACTTATTTCTTGCGTAATACTACACCAGGTGCCTTATATGCTGCtgcagaaaagggggggggggaatctaaatTTGTAAAGCCATGGTTCGAATTCACTCAGTACAGTAAGACCTTCAAAACAGTGAAACCCACGTCTGCGGGACGTATTCTGTGAACAACAGTCTctaagaatttgctaggtccGCCAAGCAGTTCTATAGTATGGTTCCCAAAAAGCTAACAGTCATGATGGAGGACCTGGCAAATACCTTGCTAGGATTCAGATCCTCCAGAGCAACTCCGTAGTAGGATGGGACCAGAAGTCAGGTTATTTTATAGGTGATTGATTGTATCCACACTTTCAGACAACTGCAGTCCTCCTGGAAACATTTCCCCACAGACACAGGAGATATGTTTCCCGACAGAAATATGTTTCACCTGGAAACATATCCCCTGTatctatgtgttttttaaaaactaaaatgttgtgttttctgtCATTATTTACTTTGACCACTTATTACGTTGCTTTCATTGATTTCATTCACAGTACCACCCTATACTTTGTGCAGAAAGTGAATATAGGATTATGGCCTGAAAGGCTTTTAAGGCGGTCCTTTgcgttttcctcctttccccagaTAGTGGAAAAGATGAAATTCAACAGGACCTTTAAAAGGAGGTAGGGTTACAGATTATGTTTAAAGGTGTATTATCAGTATAATGTTCATTTTGAACATTGTTATACTTTGTTTGACTAGTAATTGTGtgtttatatgccttcaagtatatatatatgccttcacgtggagcccccggtggtgcagtgggttaaagtgctgagcttgttgactgaaaggtcgcaggttcgaatccggggagcagcgtgaacttccgctgtcagccccagcttctgccaacctagcagtttgaaaacatgcaaatgtgagtagattaataggtaccgctccatggGAAGGaacggcactccattcagtcatggtggccacatgaccttggaagtgtttatggacaacaccggctctttggtttagaaatggagatgagcaccacaccccagagtcagacacgactggacttaatgtc
Encoded here:
- the BCL10 gene encoding B-cell lymphoma/leukemia 10, whose protein sequence is MAGSAGALPERPLTDDEMAEVKKEVLEWLRDYLCDKIIADRHFDYLRSRKILSREDTEEISCRPSSRKKAGKLLDYLAEHPKGLDALIGSIRREGTQNFLLEKITDAVLKAKNEKLKSLKGLSCSSCMVAVYEQTNNLSRSQSHDSNVFESRKDRETTYLPQGEYNTAAFVSAASLCSMNFPITEVGNTESSVFSATLPGPGDSGGPPLPPQMQNEQEETCPTSSDNPFLPLRSRSLLPQ